The following nucleotide sequence is from Cucumis melo cultivar AY chromosome 1, USDA_Cmelo_AY_1.0, whole genome shotgun sequence.
AAAGGTGGATCTTTGACGGGTCCAAATGCTCCATCGTTTGATCCAAAAAAGCCAAAGTTGTTGATTGCGAAGGCAATCGAGATTGAGCATGCTGAGAAAGAAAGAGACAAGGCCATTGGCTCCGGAGTCACTAATGTCTCTAAGTTTGAGACCAAAATTCAGAAGCTAAAGGAAGAGTTGCTTGAGATTTTTGgtaatgaagaagaagaagaaagtactGCCATAAACAAAGGTTGTACAAGCTGTTCTTGCAAGGCAGATAACTCTGGAATGAAGGCCTTCACTAGGGACTTGAGAACAAAATTCAAAGGTTTGGACGATATCTTCGTTTGGCACGCTCTGGCTGGTGCTTGGGGTGGTGTAAGGCCTGGTGCTACCCATCTGAACTCCAAGATAATTCCCTGCAAGCTCTCTCCTGGGCTCGATGGCACAATGACTGATCTTGCTGTTGTAAAGATCATCGAAGGAAGCATTGGACTCGTTCATCCTGATCAAGCTGACGACTTCTTCGATTCCATGCATTCTTATCTTTCTAAAGTTGGGATTACAGGAGTCAAAGTTGATGTGATGCACGTAAGTATCTTGAAAACAAAGCCTTtcagtttaattttttaaacttaGTGTGATGAATAAGTGATCTATCAACTTTTTCTTCTTACTGTTTGTTCAATTCAGACTCTAGAATATGTCTCAGAGGAATATGGAGGAAGAGTTGATCTTGCAAAAGCCTATTATAAGGGTCTGACCAACTCTCTTCTTAAAAACTTCAAAGGGACCGGCCTTTTCTCTAGTATGCAACAATGCAATGATTTCTTCTACCTTGGCACAAAGCAAAACTCCATAGGAAGAGTTGGTAAGAATTTCaactttttccattcatttgtTCTTCAGTCGTTTGAGTTATTAAAAATTGACTGCAATAAATATTTTGGAGTACAGGCGATGATTTTTGGTTCCAAGATCCAAATGGTGATCCCATGGGTGTTTACTGGTTACAAGGTGTCCATATGATCCACTGTGCATACAACAGCATGTGGATGGGGCAAATCATACAGCCTGATTGGGACATGTTCCAATCAGACCATCTATGTGCCAAATTCCATGCAGGATCAAGAGCCATCTGTGGAGGTCCTGTGTATGTGAGTGACTCAGTGGGCGGCCATAACTTTGATCTCATAAAGCAGCTCGTGTATCCTGATGGAACTATTCCTAGATGCCAACATTTTGCCCTCCCCACTAGAGACTGCCTCTTCAAGAACCCATTATTTGACAACAAAACTGTTCTAAAGATCTGGAACCTTAACAAGGTACTACATCCAAGTTCTATTTTTTACTAACTAAAACATCCATTTCTTCATATCTTTCCAAAACATGACATACCATTTCATCTTcttggttaaaatttaattacaGTATGGAGGCGTAATTGGGACTTTCAACTGCCAAGGAGCAGGGTGGGACCCAAAAGAACAAAGAATCAAGGGACATCCAGAATGCTACAAACCAATGTCCACAACAGTACATGTCAATGATATAGAATGGGACCAAAAACCAGAAGCAGCCCCAATGGGGAATTTCGTCGAATACATTGTGTACCTGAACCAAGCTGAACAAATTATCCACACGACCCCAAAATCCGAACCGCTAAAAGCGACCATTCAACCATCCACATTCGAACTCTTCAATTTCATTCCGCTAAGAAAGCTAGGTTCCAACATCAAATTCGCCCCCATTGGCCTGACGAACATGTTCAACAGTTCAGGAACCATTCAGCATTTGAAGTATAACGAAAATGGAGTAGAATTGAAAGTGAAAGGAGGAGGAAATTTCTTGGCTTACTCAAGTGGGTCACCGAAGAAATGCCTGTCGAATGGAACTGAACTGAAATTTGTATGGAATTCCGATGGGAAGCTGAGTTTTGATGTTCATTGGATTGAAGAAGCTGGTGGAATTTCTAATTTGGATATTTTcttttgagagagagagaaaaagaagttaATATCTaagttgaatttttatttaattttatgcatTTTGTTGTCTTGTGTTAAGTGACATGTGTGCTAAGGAATAGCCATGTCAATTAAATAAAAGGCTTTTATCATTATCATCATCAacattgttgttgttgttatatttttcaaccttttcttttattttattgagATTGTTTGAGGATTTTTCCTTTGAAAGAGGGAATTATGTTTTGGATTTTGTTTGTACTAAATAAATGTGTCTTTATGGCCATTGTAATTTTGGTCATAATTCTTATCTTTGAACAATGGTTTGTTCTAGGGAATGgtcaatttaaaagaaaatagataCATGGTATTTATTTGTGAATATAATGTAAACATTGAAAATAACCTCTTTGCTCTTATAAGTTATGCATGAAATTTTCCAATCAAATTCgctgaaaaataaaaattaggaATAATCGATTGGTCGAAGAATGTGAAGCTCCAGGTCCAGGATTCGAAATTCAGATTTTCAATATTCTCCCGCATCCTTTACGATACGAGTAACACGAGTCCTTTCAACATGCTTGAAAGGTACACATTGTTGGTATAAGTAgtaattttaattcttttaagtctttcttaatCTTACATTCATGTCATTAGAATCTCATCTGGATGTGATATCAAATCATTCACATCCATGTCCCCTCTTAAACTCAGGGCattatacaaattttttagtttaGATATTAACTAAAAGAAAACTATTCACCTATATCTTTTCTGGAACAGCTTCTAAATCCATAATATGGCAACGATCCCATATCagttaataataaaaatgaacaTTTTAAATTACATGAATAAAAATGGAAGGTGTAAGATCAAAGTAGTATTCaaactttaaatttatataCAACAGaaatatttatgtttaaaaatgAACAAAATGTAAAGACACAAAGTCTAAAATGAACACTTACGCACATATTTGAATCTCTAAccttttttttgtattattacAGTATATttggacataaatatataaatgttATGATATCAACTTCAAATGTTATAGATTTGAGAGCTACACTTCACGTAtcgtcaaaaataaaataaaaaattcaatcCCCATTTGTTTGGTCaaagatttaatttatttaattgacGTAGAGTTAATTTAAACATTagagattttcaaaatatagaaaaatgcgTCAAAAAAggtataacaaaattttatacattTCTTACCGTCCTGATAGAGGCAGATAAAAGCTCATTAATATCTATTAATAATAGAAatttataaaagtttattaTTAATAGAGACCGATACTTGGTAGAAGCTAATAAAAGTCTATCCAATATCCACATATATCAATGATACAAactaatagaagtttatcattTATACTTTCGGGGATAAAAACGAATACAAGTCTATTATTGGTAAAAATGGATGGAagtttattagttttttttctaTGTGTGTAAATAGTTTCACATTTTTTGCTTTCCATAAAAATCTCTTtactaatattttatattttattttatttatttattcatgatatgatctttttttctttttttttttttaattctcacTCTAGTATATTCGATCAACCAATGTTTTAATATGTTATCCTCCCCGACATACTTGATTATGGAATACGTTATGTTTGAGATTAGAAAATGGGATTTCTCAAAGCTTCCAACCAAATCAAGATTTTccccagaaaaaaaaaattattttaatgttagctaaggcaaattattttaatgttagcttcaaaaaaaaggaaagaaaagataaattaaaaaaattaaaagtggaGCCAATGTTTGACTAAAACTAAGATGAAGGTGGACCAATCAATTGAAATCCCTTTAAAATTCAACcttaaatttattgttatttataaaactaccaaaatcaaatataaaatttgaCTACCCAACCGACTTAACTGACTCACTAAGAAAAGTTACCCTAAGTCTTCACCACCAACATTTCCCTAATTTATTCCTACAAAATAATTACTTTACTAAATACTAAATATAGCtaacaaaatgttgattttaACCAAATTTATGAATTTGGCCCTCTAACGTTGGTTAAAAATGATATCACACGAACACAGTGACAAATTAGTGACTCATATTGAATAACGTAATGCAATGAAATGGTATGTCACTTTATGTATGGATGTGTTGATTTAAGACCATAGATATAAAGCATCATGATCTAACGATGGAGATATGTTtgaataaacaatcgtgttttTTGGCTCGTTATAATTATTATCGGGTCTAATGGTTTTTCATATAAAGTAGTATATCTTTTTGTGTGTGATCTAGATCATAAATATGAAGCATCACGATTTAATCAACACACACGTCTTTTGTCTTATTATAACTATTCGTGTCAAAGTGGTGTATCTTTTAGTGTATAGGTTCAGTTTAAATTATATAGGCATGACACAACCCAATCTAACCGTTGAAATATGTTTTAAACGACAattacttaattttttttcctttaaaatgtattttcaATTAGTTACAATTATTTAAATCAAACGATGTGAAGTACTAACTCAGTATCTCATTAATTACAATTTGTTAAAAGAAAAGTCTATGCATAAGTGTCATGAACTAATATATCAAAATAGGTGGAATACATTTATCGTTGAAAACGTAGTAATAACATATATAAATAAgttgaaatttattaatttaatattgtcACACCTATATTAGTCAATTTTGAGGGGTTGGGTTGGGTCAAATTGGGCCTTAAACCCAACGGCCCATTTTTTGGGGTTCGGTTGGTTTTCAAATTGGGGAGAGAGTTTTCCAGTGTAACCATTTTTACCTGTACTACTCCAACTGCCCAATGATATTATGGAAAGGTAAAGcattggatttttctttttctttattttttttttttaacttctttaattttaatctttaaaatttttctttttttaaagatatttttaaatatagaagaATGTCACAGTGTATTAGTAATAGACACTAATTTTTATTTAGTATGAACCATCGGATAATATGTCAagcaatattttattttaatatataacatTATGTCggaataaatttcaaaataaaataagtaaaaactaaaattatgttgacttataaaattaattataaaatatttttgtgttttgtcaTACAATTTTTTGGTAATTAAtcaattaggttttttttttcatttctgtTTTTAG
It contains:
- the LOC103492745 gene encoding stachyose synthase codes for the protein MAPPNDPAALNASVLKSDGLENLIDFSDGKISVKGVPVLSEVPNNVFFSPFSSISQSSDAPLPLLQRVHSLSYKGGFLGFDQTQPSDRLTNSLGKFKGREFVSVFRFKTWWSTMWVGNSGSDLQMETQWVMLNIPEIKSYVVIIPIIEGSFRSALHPGTDGQVLICAESGSTHVKASSFDAIAYVHVSDNPYRLMKEAYAAVRVHLNTFRLLEEKPVTHLVDKFGWCTWDAFYLTVDPVGIWNGVNDFVEGGISPRFLIIDDGWQSINLDGEDPTRDAKNLVLGGTQMTARLYRFDECEKFRKYKGGSLTGPNAPSFDPKKPKLLIAKAIEIEHAEKERDKAIGSGVTNVSKFETKIQKLKEELLEIFGNEEEEESTAINKGCTSCSCKADNSGMKAFTRDLRTKFKGLDDIFVWHALAGAWGGVRPGATHLNSKIIPCKLSPGLDGTMTDLAVVKIIEGSIGLVHPDQADDFFDSMHSYLSKVGITGVKVDVMHTLEYVSEEYGGRVDLAKAYYKGLTNSLLKNFKGTGLFSSMQQCNDFFYLGTKQNSIGRVGDDFWFQDPNGDPMGVYWLQGVHMIHCAYNSMWMGQIIQPDWDMFQSDHLCAKFHAGSRAICGGPVYVSDSVGGHNFDLIKQLVYPDGTIPRCQHFALPTRDCLFKNPLFDNKTVLKIWNLNKYGGVIGTFNCQGAGWDPKEQRIKGHPECYKPMSTTVHVNDIEWDQKPEAAPMGNFVEYIVYLNQAEQIIHTTPKSEPLKATIQPSTFELFNFIPLRKLGSNIKFAPIGLTNMFNSSGTIQHLKYNENGVELKVKGGGNFLAYSSGSPKKCLSNGTELKFVWNSDGKLSFDVHWIEEAGGISNLDIFF